A section of the Pedobacter sp. HDW13 genome encodes:
- a CDS encoding DinB family protein translates to MSIADLLLMDLHTAEKTKQKNMDIIKALLKELEAEFNTTKKFMALVPVDKFDWAPHEKSMKMKSLAGHIAELPGWIAMALTTDGLDFAAVPYEEKKIETAADLTKLLEESYASGKTELEKTNEGVLSEKWTLRNGEQILADYTKYETIRHALSQTAHHRAQLGVYLRLLNIPLPGSYGPSADDQSF, encoded by the coding sequence ATGAGCATTGCCGATTTATTACTGATGGACTTACACACAGCAGAAAAAACAAAACAAAAAAATATGGACATTATTAAAGCATTATTGAAAGAGTTAGAGGCAGAATTTAATACGACAAAAAAATTTATGGCCCTGGTACCAGTTGATAAATTTGATTGGGCTCCGCACGAGAAAAGTATGAAAATGAAATCATTGGCCGGCCACATTGCCGAATTACCAGGTTGGATTGCGATGGCACTTACAACCGACGGGCTTGATTTTGCTGCAGTACCATACGAGGAGAAGAAAATCGAAACTGCTGCCGATTTAACCAAACTTTTGGAAGAAAGCTATGCCAGCGGCAAAACAGAACTCGAAAAAACAAATGAAGGAGTGCTATCAGAAAAATGGACTTTGAGAAATGGCGAACAAATTTTGGCTGATTATACCAAATACGAAACTATCCGCCATGCCCTTAGCCAAACCGCACACCACCGTGCGCAACTGGGGGTTTATTTAAGGTTATTAAATATTCCTTTACCAGGTAGCTATGGTCCGAGTGCCGATGACCAGAGTTTTTAA
- a CDS encoding NADPH-dependent FMN reductase codes for MKKIFAICGSTKTASTNLLFIAAIAQLLGAEYEVTTLDSIADLPHFNPDSDTMHPPQQVEQLRKSMSQADGILISTPEYAMGLPGSLKNVMDWTVSSSSFSRKPVLAIVASSQGEKAYQSLIDILTVIEAEVYPLLIPYAKTKINQEATISDAETLAALKSTLDQFVANLSNG; via the coding sequence ATGAAGAAAATATTTGCAATTTGCGGTAGTACCAAAACAGCATCTACCAACCTCCTATTTATTGCGGCCATCGCCCAACTGCTGGGCGCTGAATACGAGGTAACCACCCTCGATTCTATTGCAGATCTTCCACATTTTAACCCCGATTCAGATACCATGCACCCGCCTCAACAGGTCGAACAACTCAGAAAAAGTATGAGTCAGGCAGATGGAATTTTAATTTCCACTCCCGAATATGCAATGGGGCTTCCAGGTAGCTTGAAAAATGTAATGGACTGGACTGTAAGCTCCTCCTCCTTTTCTAGAAAACCCGTTTTAGCTATCGTTGCTTCCTCGCAGGGTGAAAAAGCGTACCAATCTTTAATTGATATTTTAACGGTTATTGAGGCAGAAGTATATCCATTGTTAATTCCTTATGCTAAAACTAAAATTAACCAAGAAGCTACTATTTCGGATGCAGAAACCTTAGCGGCACTTAAAAGTACCCTCGATCAATTTGTTGCCAACCTATCGAATGGATAA
- the rluF gene encoding 23S rRNA pseudouridine(2604) synthase RluF: MNNNSATRLNKFISESGLCSRREADRYIEKGTVFINGKRAKVGDQVFAGDKVMVNGHNIEPKEESSFVLLAFNKPVGITSTTESGVRDNIVDYVNYSERIFPIGRLDKDSSGLIFLTNNGDIVNKILRAGNKHEKEYIVTVNKPITEDFIFEMSNGVPILGVNTRKCKVRQISTFVFNIILIQGLNRQIRRMCEHFGYEVTRLERTRIMNISLKGIPTGEFRELTEDEMNSITKSIENSSSEAKPKSKSTAKKKPNAWEEIPELREEQPKKQFKPKAAGKKYPAQGGPKKSTAKSNSANRNAKSSRPKSTDKSHSRKRGR, from the coding sequence ATGAACAACAACTCTGCCACCCGTTTAAATAAATTCATCAGCGAAAGTGGACTATGTTCGCGCCGTGAAGCAGACCGTTACATTGAAAAAGGAACGGTTTTCATTAATGGAAAAAGGGCTAAAGTTGGCGATCAGGTTTTTGCCGGCGATAAAGTGATGGTTAACGGGCATAACATCGAACCTAAAGAAGAAAGCAGTTTCGTTTTGCTTGCCTTTAATAAGCCGGTAGGCATTACCAGTACAACCGAAAGTGGTGTACGCGATAATATTGTAGATTATGTAAACTACAGTGAAAGGATTTTTCCCATTGGCCGTTTAGATAAAGATTCATCGGGTTTAATTTTCCTGACCAACAATGGCGATATCGTTAACAAAATTTTACGGGCAGGGAATAAGCACGAGAAAGAATATATCGTTACGGTTAACAAACCCATTACCGAAGATTTTATTTTCGAAATGAGCAATGGGGTGCCTATTTTAGGTGTAAATACCCGTAAATGTAAGGTAAGGCAAATCAGTACCTTTGTGTTTAATATTATCCTGATCCAGGGCTTAAACAGGCAAATCCGCAGAATGTGCGAACATTTCGGATATGAAGTTACCCGGTTAGAACGCACCCGGATCATGAACATTAGCCTAAAGGGTATTCCAACGGGCGAATTCAGGGAACTTACCGAAGACGAGATGAACAGCATTACCAAAAGCATCGAAAATTCCTCTTCAGAAGCTAAACCAAAATCGAAAAGTACCGCAAAGAAAAAACCAAACGCCTGGGAAGAAATTCCGGAACTCCGCGAAGAGCAACCAAAGAAACAGTTTAAGCCAAAAGCAGCTGGTAAAAAATATCCGGCTCAGGGAGGGCCAAAAAAAAGCACAGCTAAAAGCAATTCGGCTAACCGTAATGCTAAATCATCCAGGCCGAAATCAACAGATAAATCACATTCACGCAAACGCGGGCGCTAA
- a CDS encoding DUF3995 domain-containing protein: protein MNSIIYLNTTIFLFLAGVHFYWMAGGKWGMNAALPTTAQHQLIFNPGKIGTLVVALGLLAFAAITFAHNFHFEIDVPHYLRYGIAIIFLIRTIGDFRYVGIFRKIKHTVFARYDQKYYVPLCGYLAVSEFFLAAY from the coding sequence ATGAACAGCATCATTTACCTCAATACAACAATTTTTCTTTTTCTGGCAGGTGTTCATTTTTACTGGATGGCCGGCGGGAAATGGGGTATGAATGCTGCCTTGCCCACTACGGCGCAACATCAGCTTATTTTCAATCCCGGAAAAATCGGTACGCTGGTTGTAGCTCTGGGCTTACTTGCTTTTGCAGCCATAACCTTTGCACATAACTTTCATTTCGAAATCGATGTACCGCACTACCTCCGCTATGGTATTGCAATTATTTTTCTGATCAGAACCATTGGCGATTTTCGGTATGTGGGTATTTTCAGAAAGATAAAGCACACTGTATTTGCCCGGTACGACCAGAAATATTATGTTCCCTTATGTGGTTATCTAGCAGTATCGGAATTCTTTCTGGCTGCGTATTAA
- the rlmN gene encoding 23S rRNA (adenine(2503)-C(2))-methyltransferase RlmN: MVTAKKTDIRALDLPQLQQHLTAMQQPAFRAKQIYQWLWEKSATSFEQMSNLSKDLRKALDETFTINAVQVNNSQFSNDHTIKNTFKLADGNIVEGVLIPLEDRMTACVSSQVGCSLTCKFCATGYMDRKRNLNADEIYDQVVLIDKQAKENYNNPLTNIVYMGMGEPLLNYANVLKSIERITAPDGLNMSYKRITVSTAGIAKMIKKLGDDGAKFNLALSLHAANDEKRNEIMPINEANSLKSLAEALKYYFAKTKNPVTYEYIVFNHFNDEISDAMDLAKFCKHIPCKVNLIEYNPISFADFTNAEGDKIDAFSNYLKSQGINTNIRRSRGKDIDAACGQLAVKEEAKA, from the coding sequence ATGGTAACAGCAAAAAAAACCGATATTCGTGCGTTAGATCTGCCACAATTGCAACAACATCTTACTGCAATGCAACAACCTGCATTCAGGGCTAAACAGATTTATCAATGGCTTTGGGAAAAATCGGCAACGAGTTTCGAACAAATGAGCAATCTTTCTAAAGACTTAAGAAAAGCTTTAGACGAAACTTTTACCATTAATGCTGTCCAGGTTAATAACTCGCAGTTCAGTAACGACCATACCATTAAAAATACCTTTAAACTGGCCGATGGAAACATCGTTGAAGGGGTTCTAATCCCTTTAGAAGACCGCATGACGGCCTGTGTAAGCTCTCAGGTAGGCTGCAGTTTAACCTGTAAGTTTTGTGCAACAGGTTATATGGACCGTAAGCGTAATTTAAATGCCGATGAGATTTATGATCAGGTTGTATTAATAGATAAACAGGCTAAAGAAAACTATAACAATCCGCTTACCAATATTGTGTATATGGGTATGGGAGAGCCGCTGTTAAACTATGCTAACGTATTAAAGTCCATCGAACGCATAACTGCACCAGATGGCTTAAACATGAGTTATAAGCGCATTACTGTCTCTACGGCTGGTATCGCTAAAATGATCAAGAAACTGGGCGATGATGGCGCTAAATTTAATCTGGCCTTATCATTACATGCAGCTAATGACGAGAAGCGTAACGAAATTATGCCGATTAACGAGGCTAACTCACTAAAGTCGCTAGCAGAGGCTTTGAAATACTATTTTGCCAAAACTAAAAACCCGGTAACTTACGAATACATTGTTTTCAATCATTTTAATGATGAAATTTCAGATGCGATGGATTTGGCCAAGTTCTGCAAGCACATTCCATGTAAGGTAAACTTGATTGAGTATAACCCGATTTCATTTGCTGATTTTACTAACGCAGAAGGTGATAAAATAGATGCTTTTTCAAACTATTTGAAGAGCCAGGGTATTAATACCAATATTCGCCGTAGCAGAGGTAAAGATATCGATGCAGCCTGTGGTCAGCTTGCTGTTAAAGAAGAAGCCAAAGCTTAA
- a CDS encoding ScpA family protein: MQAENFEIKLPVFEGPFDLLLFFIERDELNIQDVEIAKITNDFLAYIHQLLALNVEVASEFILVAATLMRIKSKMLLPRIEIDEAGNEINAEQDLIARLIAYKQFKSAAEEMKVLEDGRMKQDQRGNIAFDLGLAAASSTHQDELLSLDLYKLLTVYHRTMQKYELRSEEVKHTVVQYPYTIEQQKHFIANLLDINKQIDFALVLKNSENKVHFVYNFLAILEMLQQQIVEITIGSGFNNFNVKALS; this comes from the coding sequence ATGCAGGCAGAGAATTTTGAAATAAAACTTCCGGTTTTCGAAGGCCCCTTCGATTTGTTGTTGTTCTTTATTGAACGCGATGAACTCAATATTCAGGATGTGGAGATTGCCAAGATTACTAACGATTTCCTGGCCTATATCCATCAGTTATTGGCGCTAAATGTAGAGGTAGCCAGTGAGTTTATTCTTGTTGCAGCAACTTTAATGCGCATTAAATCGAAAATGCTTTTGCCCAGGATTGAGATTGATGAGGCCGGAAACGAAATTAATGCTGAACAAGACCTGATCGCCCGACTTATAGCTTACAAACAGTTTAAATCGGCTGCCGAAGAAATGAAAGTTTTGGAAGATGGCCGGATGAAACAAGACCAACGGGGCAACATTGCTTTCGACTTAGGCCTGGCGGCTGCATCATCAACTCATCAGGACGAACTCCTCTCACTCGATTTATATAAACTTTTAACTGTTTATCATCGAACCATGCAGAAGTATGAACTGCGGAGCGAAGAGGTTAAACATACCGTAGTTCAATATCCTTATACTATTGAACAGCAAAAACATTTTATCGCCAATCTGTTAGATATCAATAAGCAGATAGATTTTGCCCTGGTGCTTAAAAATTCAGAAAATAAGGTGCATTTCGTGTACAATTTCCTGGCTATTTTAGAAATGTTGCAACAACAAATCGTAGAGATAACCATTGGAAGCGGCTTTAACAACTTTAATGTGAAAGCATTATCGTAA
- the dxs gene encoding 1-deoxy-D-xylulose-5-phosphate synthase, translating to MQVKAGPLLSKINYPADLKQYNESDLEQISQELRQYIIDVVSVNGGHFGASLGVVELTVALHYALNTPYDKLVWDVGHQAYGHKILTGRRDLFHTNRVYGGISGFPKISESEYDTFGVGHSSTSISAALGMAVASQLKGETDRQHVAVIGDGAMTAGLAFEGLNHAGIENSNVLVILNDNCMSIDPNVGALKEYLTSITISKSYNRFRDDISHVLAGLSKLGPNAHKYVKKIEKSIKGTLLKQSNLFEALNFRYFGPVDGHDVKRLAQVIKDLSAIPGPKLLHCVTVKGKGFALAEKDQTKWHAPGLFDKITGEIKKSTPDKPQPPKYQDVFGHTMVELAEANDKIVGITPAMPSGSSLNIMMKAMPKRAFDVGIAEQHAVTFSAGLAAQGLVPFCNIYSSFMQRAYDQVIHDVAIQKLNVVFCLDRAGLAGADGATHHGAYDIAYMRCIPNLVVSSPMNEEELRNLMFTAQQENIGPFVIRYPRGNGVMPDWKRPFKALEIGKGRKICDGEDVALLTIGHVGNFAVEARAELNTEGFYPAHYDLRFVKPLDEQMLHEVFAKYKHVITVEDGSLQGGVGSAVLEFMADHGYHANVIRLGIPDQFVEHGEQPELWAECGYDKNAIVQAVRKVAVKRTTDSMAG from the coding sequence ATGCAAGTAAAAGCTGGCCCCCTGCTTTCAAAAATCAACTATCCCGCTGATTTAAAGCAATATAACGAGTCTGACTTAGAACAAATAAGTCAGGAATTACGACAATACATTATCGATGTAGTGAGTGTGAATGGTGGCCATTTTGGTGCCAGTTTAGGTGTTGTCGAACTCACAGTAGCACTACATTACGCACTAAATACACCATATGATAAATTGGTTTGGGACGTAGGTCACCAGGCTTACGGCCATAAAATACTTACCGGCCGCAGAGATTTATTCCACACCAACCGTGTATATGGTGGTATTAGTGGTTTCCCAAAAATTTCTGAAAGTGAGTACGATACCTTTGGTGTGGGCCACTCATCTACCTCTATATCTGCAGCTTTGGGTATGGCTGTTGCCTCGCAATTAAAAGGCGAAACCGATAGGCAGCATGTTGCTGTAATTGGCGATGGCGCAATGACAGCGGGTTTAGCTTTTGAAGGCTTAAACCATGCGGGGATCGAAAACAGCAATGTATTGGTTATCTTAAATGATAACTGTATGTCTATCGACCCGAATGTTGGTGCACTGAAAGAGTACCTAACCAGCATCACCATTTCAAAATCATACAACCGCTTTCGCGATGATATTTCACATGTGCTTGCCGGGCTTTCTAAACTTGGCCCTAATGCACACAAGTATGTAAAGAAAATAGAGAAAAGCATTAAAGGTACCCTGCTTAAACAGAGTAATTTATTCGAAGCTTTAAATTTCAGGTATTTTGGTCCGGTAGATGGTCATGATGTGAAACGTTTGGCACAGGTTATAAAAGACCTTTCTGCAATTCCGGGCCCGAAATTGTTACACTGTGTTACAGTAAAAGGTAAAGGTTTTGCATTAGCCGAAAAAGACCAAACCAAATGGCACGCACCAGGCCTTTTCGATAAGATTACCGGAGAAATTAAAAAAAGTACTCCAGATAAACCTCAGCCGCCCAAATACCAGGATGTTTTTGGGCATACCATGGTCGAACTGGCCGAGGCAAACGATAAAATTGTGGGAATTACGCCTGCCATGCCTTCAGGATCATCATTAAACATCATGATGAAAGCCATGCCAAAGCGCGCCTTTGATGTGGGCATAGCCGAACAGCATGCCGTAACTTTCTCGGCAGGTTTAGCAGCACAAGGGTTGGTTCCTTTTTGTAACATCTATTCCAGCTTTATGCAAAGGGCGTACGATCAGGTAATTCACGATGTCGCCATCCAAAAACTGAATGTTGTTTTTTGCCTGGATAGGGCAGGTTTAGCGGGTGCTGATGGCGCAACTCACCATGGCGCTTACGATATTGCCTATATGCGTTGTATTCCAAACCTGGTGGTTTCTTCGCCGATGAACGAAGAAGAATTGCGCAATCTGATGTTTACGGCGCAACAAGAAAACATCGGTCCTTTCGTAATTCGCTACCCACGCGGTAATGGCGTAATGCCCGATTGGAAAAGACCGTTTAAAGCATTGGAGATTGGCAAAGGCCGTAAAATATGTGATGGAGAAGACGTTGCACTCCTTACCATTGGTCATGTGGGCAACTTCGCAGTTGAGGCTCGTGCTGAACTGAATACCGAAGGATTTTACCCTGCACACTACGATTTACGTTTTGTTAAACCTTTAGATGAACAGATGCTGCATGAGGTATTTGCTAAATATAAACATGTAATTACGGTAGAAGATGGTTCGCTTCAGGGCGGTGTAGGTTCTGCAGTTTTAGAATTTATGGCCGATCATGGTTACCATGCCAACGTAATCCGCTTAGGTATTCCCGATCAGTTTGTTGAACATGGCGAACAGCCCGAACTTTGGGCCGAATGTGGCTACGATAAAAATGCAATTGTACAAGCAGTAAGAAAAGTGGCTGTAAAAAGAACAACCGATAGTATGGCTGGTTAA
- the glmS gene encoding glutamine--fructose-6-phosphate transaminase (isomerizing), which yields MCGIVGYIGFREAWPIVLKGLKRLEYRGYDSAGIALMNDNGQHIYKKAGKVAVLEEFAAAQDKSGTIGIGHTRWATHGVPSDRNSHPHTSNNNKLSIIHNGIIENYATLKEELLERGHEFKSDTDTEVLIHLIEEIQKIEQIDLMEAVRLALQEVSGAYAIVIMDRENPDRLIAARKGSPMVIGVGAGEYFIASDATPIIEYTKNVIYLKDGEIALITKNDLLIKQLDNVVQTPLIQELELKLEMLEKGGFDHFMLKEIYEQPRSIKDCMRGRIYPEEGKVQLGGIKEFAEKLKNIDRIIIVACGTSWHAGLVGEYLIEEYARIPVEVEYASEFRYRNPIITEKDVVIAISQSGETADTMAAIEMAKERGATIFGICNVAGASIPRLTHAGVYTHAGPEIGVASTKAFTAQVTVLTLMAFYMAQQKGSITTSKLIELLTELDHIPEKIQIALESNELIKEVAEKIKDSTNCLFLGRGSGFPVALEGALKLKEISYIHAEGYPAAEMKHGPIALIDEEMPVVFIATQNSSYEKVISNIQEVKARKGKVIAIVTEGDTEVKKMADYCIEIPDANEAFLPLLATIPLQLLSYHIAVMRGCNVDQPRNLAKSVTVE from the coding sequence ATGTGTGGAATAGTAGGCTACATAGGCTTTAGAGAAGCCTGGCCAATTGTATTAAAAGGCCTTAAAAGATTAGAGTATCGCGGTTATGATAGCGCTGGCATTGCATTAATGAATGATAATGGGCAGCATATTTACAAAAAGGCAGGTAAAGTGGCTGTTTTGGAAGAATTTGCAGCAGCACAGGATAAATCTGGCACTATCGGAATAGGCCATACCCGCTGGGCAACACATGGTGTGCCGTCTGACCGGAATTCGCATCCTCATACCTCAAACAACAATAAACTTTCTATCATACACAACGGTATTATCGAAAACTACGCCACCCTAAAAGAAGAATTATTGGAGCGTGGCCATGAGTTTAAAAGCGATACCGATACAGAGGTACTCATCCATCTGATTGAAGAAATCCAGAAGATTGAGCAAATAGACCTGATGGAAGCTGTACGTTTGGCACTCCAGGAAGTGAGTGGTGCCTATGCCATCGTAATTATGGATAGGGAAAATCCCGATCGCTTAATTGCTGCACGTAAAGGAAGCCCGATGGTTATTGGCGTTGGCGCAGGCGAATATTTTATCGCATCAGATGCTACACCCATTATCGAATATACCAAAAATGTAATCTACCTGAAAGATGGCGAAATTGCATTAATTACTAAAAATGATCTTTTAATTAAGCAGCTCGATAATGTAGTGCAAACCCCATTAATTCAGGAACTGGAACTGAAACTGGAGATGCTGGAGAAAGGTGGCTTCGATCACTTCATGCTAAAAGAAATATACGAACAGCCAAGATCGATAAAAGATTGTATGCGCGGGCGTATCTACCCCGAAGAAGGTAAAGTTCAGTTGGGCGGAATCAAAGAATTCGCAGAGAAGTTAAAAAATATAGATCGGATCATCATTGTAGCTTGCGGTACGTCATGGCATGCGGGTTTGGTAGGGGAATACCTGATTGAAGAATATGCCCGTATCCCGGTTGAGGTAGAGTATGCATCAGAGTTCAGGTACCGCAACCCAATTATTACTGAAAAAGATGTGGTAATTGCGATCTCACAATCAGGCGAAACTGCTGATACCATGGCCGCTATCGAAATGGCCAAAGAGCGTGGAGCAACCATTTTTGGTATCTGTAATGTAGCTGGCGCATCTATCCCACGCTTAACACATGCTGGTGTTTATACACATGCCGGCCCCGAGATTGGTGTAGCTTCTACAAAAGCGTTTACCGCACAGGTAACTGTCCTAACTTTAATGGCCTTTTACATGGCACAGCAAAAAGGCTCAATTACTACTTCCAAATTAATTGAGCTATTAACCGAACTAGACCACATTCCTGAAAAAATTCAGATTGCATTGGAATCGAATGAGTTAATCAAAGAAGTCGCCGAAAAAATTAAAGATTCAACAAACTGCTTATTCCTGGGCCGCGGTAGTGGTTTCCCTGTGGCACTGGAAGGCGCACTAAAACTAAAGGAAATTTCTTATATCCACGCAGAGGGCTATCCCGCGGCCGAAATGAAACACGGCCCAATTGCTCTTATTGACGAAGAGATGCCGGTGGTATTTATTGCTACCCAAAATTCATCTTACGAAAAGGTAATCAGCAACATTCAGGAAGTAAAAGCCCGTAAAGGTAAGGTAATTGCCATTGTAACAGAAGGCGATACTGAGGTAAAGAAAATGGCCGACTATTGCATTGAGATCCCCGATGCCAACGAAGCTTTCTTACCACTATTAGCTACTATCCCACTTCAGTTACTTTCTTATCACATTGCGGTAATGAGGGGCTGTAATGTAGATCAGCCAAGAAACTTGGCTAAATCTGTAACAGTTGAATAG
- a CDS encoding gliding motility protein RemB — MQKQYDSLMNAGADSLNKRSWVHRKLFQEHLLEFKNEDYNIYADFLPDFQIGRDVAGDRTTWLNTRGFQVGGNVGKQFSFYLNGFENQGKFANYVNNFIVANQVVPGQGYGKLGADKQDWSYVTALLSYTPNKHLNFALGYDKNFIGDGYRSMLLSDVSSNYSFFRVRATLGSVQYQTIFAYMLDPGAPKLASDRRLGDRGKWMAAHYVDWNATKRFSVGFFQAVTWADAEVEGKRGFDFNYIHPFMFLRPVESTNTTSPDKMRLGINLKYEILDKTALYGQFMFDEFTAKEFFKGNGYWANKFAVQFGVRGSDLFKVQGLNYLAEFNTARPYTYAHFDRISNYANYNQSLAHPLGANFREFLGILNYSYKRFDLQGQALYSRYGLDPADMNYGGDIFKSYDTRSVQYGSHIGQGIGTDLYYVKGQVAYLLNPKYNLRIEVAGTYRRESNELGLNKTGLLTIGLRSSFRNIYHDF, encoded by the coding sequence TTGCAAAAGCAATACGATTCGCTAATGAATGCTGGTGCCGATAGTTTGAATAAAAGAAGCTGGGTTCATCGTAAATTGTTTCAGGAGCACCTTTTAGAATTTAAGAACGAAGATTATAATATTTACGCCGATTTTTTACCTGATTTTCAAATTGGCCGCGATGTTGCCGGTGATCGGACAACCTGGTTAAACACCAGGGGCTTTCAGGTTGGTGGTAATGTTGGTAAACAATTTTCGTTTTATTTAAATGGCTTCGAAAATCAAGGGAAATTTGCCAATTATGTAAATAACTTTATTGTAGCGAATCAGGTTGTGCCGGGACAAGGTTATGGTAAATTAGGAGCAGACAAACAAGATTGGTCTTACGTAACGGCACTTTTATCTTATACGCCAAATAAACATTTGAATTTTGCTTTAGGCTACGACAAGAACTTTATTGGCGATGGATACCGTTCGATGTTGTTATCGGATGTGTCATCTAATTATTCGTTCTTCCGTGTACGTGCTACTTTAGGTAGTGTACAGTATCAGACCATATTTGCATACATGCTGGATCCTGGTGCTCCGAAACTGGCCAGTGACAGAAGACTGGGGGATAGAGGAAAGTGGATGGCTGCGCATTATGTAGATTGGAATGCGACTAAACGCTTTTCAGTAGGTTTTTTTCAGGCCGTAACCTGGGCGGATGCTGAAGTAGAAGGCAAACGTGGATTTGATTTCAACTATATTCATCCATTTATGTTCCTGCGCCCTGTTGAGAGTACCAATACTACGTCTCCTGATAAAATGCGTTTGGGTATTAACTTAAAGTATGAGATATTGGATAAAACAGCTTTGTACGGCCAGTTTATGTTTGATGAATTTACAGCCAAGGAATTTTTTAAAGGTAACGGGTATTGGGCAAATAAGTTTGCCGTACAGTTCGGTGTACGCGGATCTGATTTATTCAAAGTACAAGGTTTAAATTACCTTGCTGAATTTAATACCGCCAGACCATATACCTATGCACATTTTGACCGGATATCTAATTATGCAAATTATAACCAATCACTAGCGCATCCTCTCGGTGCCAACTTTAGGGAGTTTTTGGGGATCTTAAATTATAGTTACAAAAGATTTGACCTACAGGGGCAGGCCTTGTATTCGCGTTATGGTTTAGATCCTGCTGATATGAATTATGGCGGCGATATTTTTAAAAGCTATGATACAAGGTCTGTACAGTACGGTAGCCATATCGGCCAGGGGATTGGCACCGATTTATATTATGTAAAAGGGCAGGTAGCTTATTTACTAAATCCGAAATATAATTTAAGGATAGAAGTTGCCGGTACTTATAGGAGAGAAAGCAACGAATTGGGTTTAAATAAAACTGGTTTGTTAACCATTGGTTTGAGAAGTTCGTTTAGAAATATTTATCACGATTTTTAA
- a CDS encoding DegT/DnrJ/EryC1/StrS aminotransferase family protein: MVKEKIWLSSPHMGGMEQKYVNEAFNTNWVAPLGPNVDGFEEDLCGFTGSRHAAALSSGTGAIHLALIMLGVKPGDEVICQSMTFAASANPIAYVGATPVFVDSEMNTWNMCPNLLRECIIDRIAKGKKPRAIIPVHLYGMPAKMDEIIRVANEFEIPIIEDAAEALGSKIGNKKMGTYGLFGILSFNGNKIITTSGGGALISDSGEYINEARFLATQARDKANHYEHSKIGYNYRMSNICAGIGRGQMEVLNDRISKRRSNFNYYKEALAQIEGIHFLEEPEGFYSNRWLSTIYVDRSADDRYSKKSIYLSLQSENIESRPLWKPMHLQPVFKEAPYYGNGISEDLFRNGLCLPSGSNLTEQDLERVVLNIRSVYL; the protein is encoded by the coding sequence GTGGTAAAAGAAAAAATATGGTTATCATCTCCCCACATGGGTGGAATGGAGCAAAAATATGTTAATGAGGCGTTTAATACTAACTGGGTCGCTCCATTAGGACCAAATGTAGATGGTTTTGAAGAGGATCTTTGTGGTTTTACAGGATCGAGACACGCAGCAGCTTTAAGCTCTGGAACTGGAGCAATTCACTTAGCCTTAATAATGTTAGGCGTAAAGCCTGGTGATGAGGTTATTTGCCAGTCGATGACATTTGCTGCAAGTGCCAATCCAATTGCATATGTTGGAGCTACTCCTGTATTTGTTGATAGCGAAATGAACACCTGGAATATGTGCCCTAATCTATTAAGGGAATGTATTATCGATCGAATTGCTAAAGGAAAAAAGCCAAGGGCTATTATTCCTGTACATTTATATGGGATGCCGGCAAAAATGGATGAAATAATAAGGGTTGCTAATGAATTCGAAATTCCCATTATTGAAGATGCTGCGGAAGCCCTTGGCTCAAAAATTGGTAACAAAAAGATGGGTACTTATGGCCTTTTTGGCATTTTATCTTTTAATGGAAATAAAATCATTACAACTTCTGGGGGAGGAGCACTAATTTCTGACTCAGGAGAATATATCAATGAAGCGCGGTTTTTGGCTACCCAAGCTAGGGATAAAGCTAATCACTATGAGCATAGCAAAATTGGATATAATTACCGGATGAGTAATATTTGTGCAGGAATCGGTCGTGGACAGATGGAAGTATTAAATGATAGGATCTCTAAAAGGCGTAGTAATTTTAACTATTATAAAGAAGCGTTAGCACAGATTGAAGGCATTCATTTTCTCGAAGAACCTGAAGGATTCTATTCAAATCGATGGTTGTCTACTATTTATGTCGATCGATCGGCAGACGACAGGTATTCAAAGAAGAGTATCTATTTGTCTTTGCAATCCGAAAATATTGAGAGCCGGCCTCTTTGGAAACCAATGCACCTTCAACCTGTTTTTAAAGAGGCACCGTATTATGGTAATGGTATTTCCGAAGATTTATTTAGAAATGGTTTATGCTTACCGTCAGGATCAAATTTAACAGAACAAGATTTGGAAAGAGTGGTACTGAACATCAGAAGCGTTTATTTATAA